A stretch of Lactuca sativa cultivar Salinas chromosome 6, Lsat_Salinas_v11, whole genome shotgun sequence DNA encodes these proteins:
- the LOC111915785 gene encoding uncharacterized protein LOC111915785, which translates to MEEINHFSHKNHPLKLLNSHTIVSATVGGDEEKPKFIGCSVCGKPISSGFAYGCIQCRYFMHKECAQLPPTFNDPSLYNHLLTLTPLNSTSSRSWHCNVCRIQKKPGVFSYNFSKDGECIFAACIDCCVVRIACRVEANAIKEEATTKVHHEGHPQHTLTLQLKPAAFLCDACNTYKDEGLFFQCDSCHFWIHKTCASLAPTIHLTNHPNHELVLIYSLPEIFFNFFYYCEICNKYIQRIEWLYHCANCRYFVHIRCALNAEQTSTTQRDVSSTSFVDEDLKDLLEFPMLEAFTDPLKLLHLDKTFMGDDDTKEITHWSHNHPLIHSVVHQVNNMCGMISSDPIEVCHGCVRPLSLPFYSCKDGCSFTLHKYCTELPLKLQHPLHPDHSLVLINTTGHGINYKCIGCFSYGNTFLYNCETCKFYLDVNCAFLPKTIKHKSHKHPLIQVIDPEPLCSACNKYSNGISYACKPCDFILDMYCAMRSPHSLAHRYCKGHEISLMYPPIMDHPEDFYCDICEIEMHPKFPLYYCHKCKNSFHLDCISRIDWRANMLYKGIRNVSYHKHPLTFVRRKKTPKYVCSVCNQDINGYLSLECRARVCNFNICYECHYKKL; encoded by the exons atggaagagattaatcattttagtcataaaaACCATCCATTAAAGCTCCTCAACTCTCACACGATTGTAAGTGCTACTGTTGGTGGTGATGAAGAGAAACCAAAATTCATTGGATGCTCTGTATGTGGAAAACCCATATCAAGTGGCTTTGCATATGGTTGCATTCAATGTCGTTACTTTATGCATAAAGAATGTGCACAACTTCCGCCAACTTTCAACGACCCTTCCTTATATAACCATCTTCTAACACTTACTCCTTTGAATTCTACTTCTTCCAGATCATGGCATTGTAATGTGTGCCGCATTCAAAAGAAACCTGGGGTGTTTTCGTATAACTTTTCGAAGGACGGTGAGTGCATCTTTGCAGCTTGCATTGATTGTTGTGTCGTTAGGATTGCTTGCAGGGTTGAAGCAAATGCTATCAAGGAGGAGGCAACAACCAAGGTTCATCATGAAGGCCATCCACAACACACTTTAACCCTTCAGTTAAAACCTGCAGCATtcctttgtgatgcttgcaatACTTATAAGGATGAAGGCTTGTTCTTTCAATGTGATAGTTGTCACTTTTGGATCCATAAGACTTGTGCTTCCTTAGCACCTACCATCCACCTAACCAATCACCCCAATCATGAACTTGTTCTCATCTATTCGCTTCCAGAAATATTCTTTAATTTCTTCTATTATTGTGAAATTTGTAACAAATACATCCAACGGATTGAGTGGTTGTATCATTGTGCAAATTGTAGATATTTTGTCCATATCAGGTGTGCCTTAAATGCAGAGCAAACTTCTACTACTCAAAG AGATGTCTCAAGTACTTCTTTTGTTGATGAAGACCTAAAAGATTTGTTGGAATTTCCCATGTTAGAGGCATTCACAGATCCATTAAAACTGCTACATTTGGATAAGACATTTATGGGTGATGATGACACGAAAGAAATTACACATTGGAGCCACAATCATCCATTAATACATAGTGTTGTTCATCAAGTTAACAACATGTGTGGTATGATCTCTAGTGATCCAATAGAGGTATGTCACGGGTGTGTACGACCCCTCTCCCTTCCGTTCTATAGTTGCAAAGATGGATGTTCATTTACTCTCCACAAATATTGCACCGAGTTACCCCTCAAATTACAACATCCACTTCACCCGGATCATTCACTTGTCTTGATAAACACAACGGGACATGGtataaactataaatgcattggttGTTTTAGCTACGGCAACACGTTTTTGTACAACTGTGAAACTTGCAAGTTCTACCTTGATGTCAATTGTGCATTTCTACCCAAAACCATCAAACACAAATCCCATAAGCATCCTCTTATCCAAGTTATTGATCCTGAACCTCTTTGTAGCGCATGTAACAAATATTCGAATGGTATAAGCTATGCTTGTAAGCCTTGCGATTTCATATTAGACATGTATTGTGCAATGAGGTCACCACATTCCCTTGCTCATAGGTATTGCAAAGGACATGAAATATCATTGATGTATCCCCCAATCATGGATCATCCAGAAGATTTCTATTGTGATATTTGTGAGATTGAAATGCACCCTAAGTTCCCACTCTATTATTGTCACAAATGCAAAAATTCTTTTCATCTTGATTGCATTAGTCGAATCGATTGGCGTGCAAACATGTTGTACAAGGGCATAAGAAATGTTTCCTATCATAAACATCCATTAACATTTGTTCGGAGAAAGAAAACGCCAAAGTATGTGTGTTCTGTTTGTAATCAAGATATTAATGGTTATTTGAGCCTCGAATGTCGAGCAAGAGTCTGTAATTTCAATATTTGTTATGAATGTCATTATAAGAAATTATGA
- the LOC128126886 gene encoding uncharacterized protein LOC128126886 → MEEINHFSHENHPLKLINSKTIVGVSFDGGDITPQVIGCYACEKPISSGFAYACIQCCYFLHKACAQLPHTINDPSLYYHHHPLTLTDMKNTDSRSRQCDVCRIRKTPGVFSYIFIKDNKYTFVACIDCCVARISLKAEVDAIKEEPKIKVQHEGHPHHTLTLQLRPAALRCDACNSKDEGLFYECDSCDFWIHKTCASLASTINLPHHPNHPLVLVYSLSEKFFNFPYYCEICNEYILRNEWLYQCANCRYFAHIKCALHAELPSTPSSKQEYVVSKMMRMKMVCCIFPCETHLQIH, encoded by the exons ATGGAAGAgattaatcactttagtcatgaAAACCATCCATTAAAGCTCATCAACTCCAAGACAATTGTTGGTGTTAGTTTTGATGGTGGTGATATAACACCACAAGTGATTGGCTGCTATGCATGTGAAAAACCCATATCAAGTGGTTTTGCATATGCTTGCATCCAATGTTGCTACTTTCTCCATAAAGCATGCGCACAACTTCCCCATACTATCAATGACCCTTCCTTATATTATCATCATCACCCTCTAACACTTACTGATATGAAAAATACAGATTCTAGATCAAGGCAATGTGATGTGTGTCGTATTCGAAAGACACCCGGAGTGTTTTCGTATATCTTTATTAAGGATAATAAATACACCTTTGTAGCTTGCATTGATTGTTGTGTTGCTAGAATTTCTCTCAAGGCTGAAGTTGATGCAATCAAGGAGGAGCCAAAGATCAAGGTTCAACACGAAGGCCATCCACACCACACTTTAACCCTACAATTAAGACCTGCTGCATTGCGGTGTGATGCTTGCAATTCTAAGGATGAAGGCTTATTCTATGAGTGTGATAGTTGTGACTTCTGGATCCACAAGACTTGTGCTTCCTTAGCCTCTACTATCAATCTGCCTCATCACCCTAATCATCCACTTGTTCTCGTCTATTCACTTTCTGAAAAATTCTTTAATTTCCCATATTATTGTGAAATTTGCAATGAATACATCCTGCGGAATGAATGGTTGTATCAATGTGCAAATTGTAGATATTTTGCTCATATAAAGTGTGCCTTACATGCAGAACTTCCTTCTACTCCAAG TTCTAAACAAGAGTATGTGGTTTCAAAGATGATGAGGATGAAAATGGTTTGCTGCATTTTCCCATGTGAGACGCATTTACAGATCCATTGA
- the LOC111915779 gene encoding uncharacterized protein LOC111915779, which yields MEEINHFSHKSHPLKLLNSETIIGASVNGDDEKSGLIGCYVCEKPISSGFAYACIQCRYFLHKACAQLPLTINDPSLYHHHLTLTDLNDLDSKYWKCEVCRIQKKSGVFSYTFGMDDICIFTACIDCCVTRIALKAEADAIKEEAKIKVKHAGHPQHTLSLKLRPASIFCDACKTKDEGLFYECDSGDFWIHKTCASLAPTIYLPHHPNHELVLIYSLPEIFFNFSYYCEICNKYIQRNEWLYHCANCRFFAHIKCALHAERPSTPRDGVSTVDEDESGLLHFPMSGPFTDPLKLLYFEKMTQYDDETTNINHWSHEHPLILHVQPQPKPNNMSSCSDPIEVCHGCVRPLTLPYYSCKDGCSITLHKYCAELPLKLQHPLHPNHLLDLINTRQHRNYYKCVGCRSFSNTFLYRCETCEFNLDVNCAFLPNTIKHKSHKHHLIQVIDLKLICNTCNKWFKGISYACKACSFTLDMYCAMRMSDSLGHRYCKGHEIPLTYPPVMDHPEDFYCDICEKEMHPKFPLYYCNKCKNSFHLDCISRIDYYANILREGTLNDSCHKDPLTFVWRKKTPKYVCSNCNQDINGYLILECRARVCNFSICYDCYNNY from the exons ATGGAAGAGattaaccattttagtcataaAAGTCATCCATTAAAGCTCCTCAACTCCGAGACGATTATAGGTGCTAGTGTCAATGGTGATGACGAGAAATCAGGGTTGATTGGTTGCTATGTATGTGAAAAACCCATATCAAGTGGTTTTGCATATGCTTGCATCCAATGTCGTTACTTTCTACATAAAGCATGTGCACAACTTCCGCTCACTATCAACGACCCTTCCTTATATCATCATCATCTAACACTTACGGATTTGAATGATCTAGATTCCAAATATTGGAAATGTGAGGTGTGTCGTATTCAAAAAAAATCTGGGGTGTTTTCATATACTTTTGGAATGGATGATATATGCATCTTCACAGCTTGCATTGATTGTTGTGTTACTAGAATTGCTCTCAAGGCTGAAGCTGATGCAATCAAGGAGGAGGCAAAGATAAAGGTTAAACATGCAGGCCACCCACAACATACTTTAAGCCTCAAATTAAGACCTGCTTCAATATTTTGTGATGCTTGCAAAACTAAGGATGAAGGCTTATTCTATGAGTGTGATAGTGGTGACTTTTGGATACACAAGACTTGTGCTTCCTTAGCACCTACCATCTATCTACCCCATCACCCTAATCACGAACTTGTTCTCATTTATTCGCTTCCAGAAATATTCTTTAATTTCTCATATTATTGTGAAATTTGCAACAAATACATCCAGCGGAATGAGTGGTTGTATCATTGTGCGAATTGTAGATTTTTTGCACATATCAAGTGTGCCTTGCATGCAGAACGTCCTTCAACTCCAAG AGATGGTGTGAGTACTGTTGATGAAGATGAAAGTGGTTTGCTGCATTTTCCCATGTCAGGCCCATTTACAGATCCATTGAAACTACTATATTTTGAAAAGATGACTCAATATGATGATGAAACAACTAATATTAACCATTGGAGTCATGAACATCCATTAATCCTTCATGTTCAACCTCAACCTAAACCTAACAACATGTCTAGTTGTAGTGATCCAATAGAAGTATGTCACGGGTGTGTACGACCCCTCACCCTTCCATACTATAGTTGCAAAGATGGATGTTCGATCACTCTCCACAAATATTGCGCCGAGTTACCACTCAAATTACAACATCCACTTCACCCCAATCATTTGCTTGACTTGATAAACACAAGGCAACATAGGAACTACTATAAATGCGTTGGTTGTCGTAGCTTTAGCAATACGTTTTTATACAGATGTGAAACTTGTGAGTTCAACCTCGATGTCAACTGTGCATTTCTACCCAACACCATCAAACATAAATCCCACAAACATCATCTTATCCAAGTTATCGATCTTAAACTTATTTGTAACACATGCAACAAGTGGTTTAAGGGTATAAGTTATGCTTGTAAGGCTTGTAGCTTCACATTGGACATGTATTGTGCAATGAGAATGTCGGATTCCCTTGGTCATAGGTATTGCAAAGGACATGAAATCCCATTGACGTATCCCCCGGTCATGGATCACCCGGAAGATTTCTATTGTGATATTTGTGAGAAAGAAATGCATCCCAAGTTCCCCCTTTATTATTGTAACAAATGCAAAAATTCTTTTCACCTTGATTGCATTAGTCGAATCGATTATTATGCAAACATTTTACGCGAGGGCACCTTGAATGATTCATGTCACAAAGATCCATTAACGTTTGTTTGGAGAAAGAAAACCCCCAAGTATGTGTGTTCTAATTGTAATCAAGATATTAATGGTTATTTGATCCTCGAATGTCGGGCAAGAGTCTGTAATTTCAGTATTTGTTATGATTGTTATAATAATTACTAA